In a single window of the Melissococcus plutonius ATCC 35311 genome:
- a CDS encoding ROK family protein, with the protein MFKKGSAFKSEIAKETGISVVTVNALVKQLVEEHVLLEGKHVQQSLGRPAIIYHFNYEQQLFLLLSIQETFTIAQRNLVIVGKIVNLSGKINYEEEFSFKNPTLKCLLSIINHFLLLDYRIDKIGISLPGKIFNGVVLSSWNNLFNQWNLEQAISEITSIPVFIQNDAHLLTIGYTILSALNKNETIVGIFYPENSMPGITIYSNGSLIEGSKHLAGKAKFLPHLINTSEPIVGMTLVDSLIKILAIYNVVIAPDSFVISADSVSNDLIIHKVTESAILSKQINKPHLLSIQNFQKSLDTGLRWLVTKNSTYRI; encoded by the coding sequence ATGTTTAAAAAAGGCTCTGCATTTAAGTCTGAAATTGCTAAAGAAACAGGAATAAGCGTGGTAACCGTTAATGCCTTAGTAAAACAATTAGTAGAAGAACATGTTCTTCTCGAAGGGAAACACGTTCAACAATCTTTAGGACGACCAGCGATTATTTATCATTTTAACTATGAACAACAGCTTTTCTTATTGTTAAGTATTCAAGAAACTTTTACCATTGCACAAAGAAATCTTGTGATTGTTGGCAAAATAGTTAATCTATCTGGAAAAATCAACTATGAAGAAGAATTTTCATTTAAAAATCCTACATTAAAATGTTTACTTTCTATTATTAATCACTTTCTCTTACTTGATTATAGGATTGATAAAATTGGAATATCCCTTCCCGGAAAAATTTTCAATGGTGTCGTTCTTTCAAGCTGGAACAATCTATTTAACCAATGGAATCTTGAACAAGCTATTTCTGAAATAACATCAATACCTGTCTTTATTCAAAATGATGCTCACTTATTAACGATTGGATACACCATACTATCAGCATTAAATAAAAATGAAACGATTGTTGGAATCTTCTATCCCGAAAACAGTATGCCTGGAATTACTATTTACTCTAACGGATCTTTGATTGAGGGAAGTAAACACCTAGCTGGGAAAGCTAAATTTTTACCACATCTCATTAATACTTCTGAGCCTATTGTAGGAATGACACTTGTGGATAGCTTGATAAAAATTCTAGCAATTTACAATGTTGTCATTGCCCCTGATTCATTTGTAATTTCAGCTGATTCTGTAAGTAATGATCTAATTATACACAAAGTAACAGAATCAGCTATTTTATCTAAACAAATCAATAAACCTCATTTACTATCTATACAAAATTTTCAGAAATCATTAGATACAGGATTACGTTGGTTGGTTACTAAAAATAGTACCTATAGAATTTAA
- a CDS encoding GNAT family N-acetyltransferase, whose protein sequence is MSINEKLILLKLENHLINEILRCKNGFLTIINGDIDESSMLSEFDHIQDWLQNLSLLEDKDTLSNKNLIQKNNMYLLTRKVIRQIVGMSNLRYELNDYLFNYDGHIGYSIALSERKQDYGRKLLLNVTLKEAFKHNNEEVLITCDKN, encoded by the coding sequence ATGTCTATTAATGAAAAATTGATCTTACTAAAGCTAGAAAATCACCTTATTAATGAAATTTTAAGATGTAAAAATGGATTTTTAACTATTATAAATGGAGATATTGATGAGAGTAGTATGTTAAGTGAATTTGATCATATTCAGGATTGGTTACAAAACTTGTCTTTATTAGAAGATAAGGATACCTTATCTAATAAAAATTTAATACAGAAGAACAATATGTACTTATTGACAAGGAAAGTCATAAGACAAATAGTTGGAATGTCTAATTTAAGATACGAGTTAAATGATTATTTATTTAATTATGATGGCCATATCGGCTACTCGATAGCACTCTCAGAAAGAAAACAAGATTATGGAAGGAAGTTATTGCTGAACGTGACATTAAAAGAAGCGTTTAAGCATAATAATGAAGAAGTTTTAATTACCTGTGATAAAAATTAA
- a CDS encoding NUDIX domain-containing protein, producing the protein MPGGWADVGYSPSEIARKETLEESGLDVTPISLFKVIDKAKHPYPKSLEYVYKLFFYCKANSYITKTGLETSEIAFFSITEIITLENISIHRNTKEDLMDAFSFHQNPTRDTKFD; encoded by the coding sequence TTGCCAGGGGGATGGGCTGATGTGGGATATTCCCCTTCAGAAATTGCTAGAAAAGAGACTCTAGAAGAATCAGGACTTGATGTAACACCAATAAGTTTATTTAAAGTTATCGATAAAGCAAAACATCCCTATCCCAAAAGTTTAGAGTATGTTTACAAATTATTTTTTTATTGTAAGGCAAATTCATATATTACCAAAACAGGATTAGAAACTTCAGAGATTGCCTTTTTCTCTATAACAGAAATAATAACATTGGAAAATATTTCTATTCACAGAAACACAAAAGAAGATTTAATGGATGCATTTTCTTTTCATCAAAATCCAACGAGGGATACAAAATTTGATTGA
- a CDS encoding NUDIX hydrolase N-terminal domain-containing protein, producing the protein MELSDAISQMKALINTSLHYSSDSYDIERLVELKRILGDLTKTYSDATSDQKIALYFDSDTGYVTPKVDIRSVVFNDQDKLLLVKEKKRRNLVIARGMG; encoded by the coding sequence ATGGAATTAAGTGATGCTATCTCGCAAATGAAAGCGTTAATAAATACATCTTTACATTATTCATCTGATAGCTATGATATTGAGAGACTTGTTGAATTGAAGAGAATACTAGGTGATTTGACAAAGACTTATTCTGATGCTACTTCTGATCAGAAAATAGCACTGTATTTTGATTCAGATACAGGATATGTTACACCAAAAGTCGATATTAGGTCAGTAGTTTTTAACGATCAAGATAAATTACTACTTGTTAAAGAAAAAAAAAGAAGGAACTTGGTCATTGCCAGGGGGATGGGCTGA
- the sufU gene encoding Fe-S cluster assembly sulfur transfer protein SufU, whose product MALSKLDNLYRQIILDYSSHPHHYGTLKDSSEKIEMNNPTCGDVIQLEVKIENNTISDIAFTGSGCSISTASASMMTDVVLGKSVEEAEHLAVVFAQMVQGTDLPEADIDALGDAATLQGVAKFPARIKCSTLAWKALGKALTNENGQATENHSHKKEE is encoded by the coding sequence ATGGCACTTTCTAAATTAGATAATTTATATCGTCAAATCATTTTAGATTACTCAAGTCATCCTCATCATTATGGTACGTTAAAAGATTCTAGTGAAAAAATTGAAATGAACAATCCAACTTGTGGTGATGTTATTCAGTTGGAAGTGAAAATCGAGAACAATACCATCAGTGATATTGCCTTCACAGGAAGTGGTTGTTCCATTAGTACGGCAAGCGCAAGCATGATGACGGATGTCGTTCTTGGTAAATCTGTTGAAGAAGCAGAACACTTAGCGGTGGTTTTTGCTCAAATGGTTCAGGGAACAGATTTACCAGAAGCAGATATTGATGCATTAGGGGATGCAGCAACATTGCAAGGAGTAGCAAAATTCCCTGCACGTATAAAATGTTCAACTTTAGCTTGGAAAGCTTTAGGAAAGGCTTTAACGAATGAAAACGGCCAAGCAACAGAAAACCATTCGCATAAGAAAGAAGAGTGA
- a CDS encoding HAD family hydrolase, translating into MNQDKLIIFDLDNTLYDFDHHWENGHTQVFQQLKLDNEIDYHLFMEIYRKEDNKLWQQLNKDEITLSELRAYRPINTLKCFGKNLSYRGGEAFYALMFKYLISDIQIDKEINKLLEKLSAVYKLAILTNGFAKEQKMKIKKLDIVDYFTNIYISENIGIEKPMLEAFQKVLANESVLPKNTLMVGDSLRNDIMPAKRLGINTLHLSYSELKIYGIFYRYPM; encoded by the coding sequence ATGAATCAAGATAAATTAATTATTTTTGATTTAGATAATACGTTATATGATTTTGATCATCATTGGGAGAATGGTCATACACAAGTATTTCAACAATTAAAACTAGATAATGAAATTGATTATCACTTGTTTATGGAGATTTACAGAAAAGAAGACAATAAACTTTGGCAACAACTAAATAAAGATGAGATTACTTTATCTGAGCTTAGGGCATATAGACCTATAAATACGTTAAAATGTTTTGGAAAAAATCTTTCTTACAGAGGGGGAGAAGCTTTTTATGCATTAATGTTTAAGTACCTAATTTCTGATATACAAATTGATAAAGAGATAAATAAGCTTTTAGAGAAATTGTCAGCCGTATATAAATTAGCAATATTAACAAACGGTTTTGCTAAAGAACAAAAAATGAAAATTAAAAAATTGGATATAGTAGATTATTTTACGAATATCTATATATCAGAAAATATAGGCATAGAGAAGCCTATGCTTGAAGCATTTCAAAAAGTTCTTGCTAATGAGTCTGTTTTACCAAAAAATACATTAATGGTAGGAGATTCACTACGTAATGATATCATGCCTGCAAAAAGATTGGGAATAAATACATTACATTTAAGCTATTCAGAATTGAAAATTTATGGGATATTTTATAGATATCCTATGTAG
- a CDS encoding NUDIX domain-containing protein produces MINKVAALILKDSHLLVVKKKKNKTHFILPGGKIEIGELPKEALIRELLEEVSLSIQEDKLNYLLDFTVKSQFSEDRLNTTLYYLNSEVDYDGVCPDNEIDSLKWINVNHYNASELDSGILCYGIPEAKKILGEKENESR; encoded by the coding sequence ATGATAAATAAAGTAGCAGCTTTAATCTTGAAAGACAGTCATTTATTAGTAGTTAAAAAAAAGAAAAATAAAACTCACTTTATTCTACCTGGTGGGAAAATAGAAATAGGAGAACTACCTAAAGAAGCATTAATTAGAGAACTATTAGAAGAAGTTAGTTTATCCATTCAGGAAGATAAATTAAACTATTTATTAGACTTTACTGTAAAATCACAATTTAGCGAAGATCGTTTAAATACCACTTTATATTATTTAAATTCTGAAGTGGACTACGATGGTGTGTGCCCAGATAATGAAATTGATTCATTGAAATGGATCAATGTAAATCATTATAATGCAAGTGAATTAGATTCCGGAATTCTTTGCTATGGTATTCCTGAAGCAAAGAAGATTTTAGGAGAAAAAGAAAATGAATCAAGATAA
- the pepG1 gene encoding type I toxin-antitoxin system toxin PepG1, with the protein MNVLPKSKERRSLLSAFETIQIILSFGMFTIALIGLVVKLLKNDDKK; encoded by the coding sequence ATGAACGTACTTCCAAAATCTAAAGAAAGGAGAAGCCTGTTGTCTGCATTTGAAACAATTCAGATCATTTTAAGTTTTGGTATGTTTACCATTGCTTTAATTGGTTTGGTTGTTAAATTGCTTAAAAATGACGATAAAAAATAA
- the sufB gene encoding Fe-S cluster assembly protein SufB: protein MSELELPEDYQYGFHDEIEPVYTTGKGLSEEVIREISRIKEEPEWMLDFRLKSLKTFYKLPTPNYGPDLSELDFDDFNYFIRSSDKPVRDWEDVPEEIKTTFDVLGIPEAEHAYLAGASAQYESEVVYHNMKDEFTKLGIIFTDTDTALKEYPELMKEYFGKLVPPTDNKLAALNSAAWSGGTFIYVPKGVQTDIPIQSYFRINTENEGQFERTLIIVEEGASINYVEGCSAPIYSTNSLHAAVVEVYVKKGGYCRYTTIQNWSTNVYSLETKRAQALENATMEWVDGNFGSKTTMKYPSVYLDGQRARGTMLSIAVAKKGVVLDSGARMIHNAPNTSSTIVSKSIAKEGGAVDYRGTVRFGRNSAGSSSHVECDTIIIGDESTSDTFPYNEVLNNDITLEHEAKVSKISEAQLYYLMSRGISEEEATGMIVMGFVEPFTKELPMEYAVELNRLIKYEMEGSVG, encoded by the coding sequence ATGAGCGAGTTAGAATTACCAGAAGATTATCAATACGGTTTTCATGATGAAATAGAGCCAGTGTATACAACAGGTAAGGGACTATCTGAAGAAGTGATTCGTGAAATTTCTCGTATAAAAGAAGAACCAGAATGGATGTTAGATTTTCGTTTAAAATCTTTGAAAACATTTTATAAATTACCAACACCAAATTATGGACCTGATTTATCAGAACTAGATTTTGATGATTTCAATTACTTTATTCGTTCAAGTGATAAACCCGTTCGGGATTGGGAAGATGTTCCAGAAGAAATTAAAACAACTTTTGATGTTTTAGGAATTCCAGAAGCCGAACATGCCTATCTTGCCGGTGCTTCTGCTCAATATGAATCTGAAGTCGTTTATCATAATATGAAGGATGAATTCACAAAACTGGGAATCATTTTTACAGATACAGACACAGCATTAAAAGAATACCCAGAATTAATGAAAGAATACTTTGGAAAATTAGTTCCTCCTACCGATAACAAATTAGCAGCATTAAATTCAGCAGCCTGGTCTGGTGGTACGTTCATCTATGTACCAAAAGGAGTCCAAACCGATATTCCTATCCAGTCTTATTTCCGAATTAATACGGAAAATGAAGGTCAATTTGAACGAACCTTAATCATTGTAGAAGAAGGTGCTAGTATCAATTATGTTGAAGGCTGTTCTGCACCAATCTATTCAACAAATAGTTTACATGCAGCTGTGGTCGAAGTTTATGTAAAAAAAGGTGGGTATTGTCGTTATACCACCATTCAAAACTGGTCAACCAATGTTTACAGTCTTGAGACAAAACGAGCACAAGCGTTAGAAAATGCGACCATGGAATGGGTTGACGGTAATTTTGGTTCCAAAACAACAATGAAATATCCAAGTGTTTATCTCGATGGCCAACGAGCACGTGGCACCATGCTATCCATTGCTGTAGCAAAAAAAGGTGTCGTGTTAGATAGTGGTGCTAGGATGATTCATAATGCACCAAATACTTCAAGTACCATTGTGTCAAAATCAATTGCTAAAGAAGGCGGCGCAGTTGATTATCGAGGCACCGTGCGTTTTGGACGGAATAGCGCTGGCTCATCAAGTCATGTTGAATGTGATACAATCATCATTGGCGATGAATCTACCTCAGATACATTTCCTTATAATGAAGTGTTAAATAACGATATTACCTTAGAGCATGAAGCGAAAGTATCTAAAATTTCAGAAGCCCAGTTGTATTATTTGATGAGCAGAGGAATTTCAGAGGAAGAAGCAACAGGAATGATCGTAATGGGCTTTGTCGAGCCATTTACAAAGGAATTACCAATGGAATACGCAGTTGAGCTGAATCGACTGATTAAGTATGAGATGGAAGGGTCGGTTGGTTAA